Below is a window of Humulus lupulus chromosome 9, drHumLupu1.1, whole genome shotgun sequence DNA.
GGTCTAATTACATAGTCTCAACTTACTCAAAGATGACTATCATACACTGacataggtagctctattctcacAGAGAAACCTGAAACTGAAGAAGATTTGTTAATTAATCTCAATGCCCTCTTAGTAGGTGTTTTCTCCAAAAATAAATTGTGagtaaatttttattttgaaatcaaTAAACTTAGCAtgtcatatataaaaaataattaatctaacAGAAAGTACTCACAAATGTTTTGAAATTGTTTGAGAATTGTTTAACATGAAAACACATAAAAGATAAACAACTTTGATGGTCATGAGAAGATAAATAATGACATACTActaacccccaaggatttcctaagGGAATCAAACCGAATTAAATCAAGGGACTTAGTGAAAATATTAGCTATTTTCTTGTCTGTTTCAATGTATTCAAAGATTAGTGTCTTATTTTCAACAAGCTCTTTAATGAAATGGTGTCTAATATCAATGTGTTTTGTGTGTGAATGTTGGACAggatttttagaaatatttattacACTGGTACTGTCACAAAAAATGCTTAAAGTGTCCAATTCAAACTCATAATCAaacatcatttgtttcatccataacaGCTGAGTACAACAACTGTCAACAGCAATGTACTTGGCCTCAGCTGTAGAAAGAGATATGAAATTCTACTTTTTGTTATGCCATGACACCAAGTTGTTCCCTAGATAAAAACACCCTCCACTTGTGTTTTTCTTGTCATTTGCATTACCTGCCCAATCGACATCACTAAACCACACAagattagaatttgtttctttagAGTACCAAATCCCATATTCTAGAGTACTGTGAACATGtctaataattctttttacagtaGTCACATGtaactccatgggatttccttggtacctagCACATACCCCAACATTATAACATATATCAGGACAACTAGCAGTGAGATACAAAAGACTGCCAATCATACTGCGGTATAAAGTGGGATCTACCTTAACTTCATTCTCATCTTTTGTTAATTTAACCATTGTTCCCATGAGAGTTTTGGTATGCTTTGCAGTATCAAGCCCAAACTTTTTCACCAAGTTTTTGGCATACTTACTTTATGATATGAACATACCATCTTCTGATTGCTTGATCTGCAAACCTAAAAGATGGGTTAATTCACCCATCATACTCATCTCAAATTCATCCTTCATTTGATGAATAAAAATCTGCACTTCAGAGTTAGAtgtagaaccaaacacaatatcattaACATATATTTGAGCAATAATTATGTCTTTCTTAATTCTTTCAATGAAAAgtgttttatctactccacctcTACGATAACCATGAGACACCAAAAATTGTGTCAATCTTTCATACCATGCCCGTGGGGCATGTTTCAAACCATACAAAgccttttttaatttaataacatGATTAGGAAAATGTGGATCTTCAAACCATTTAGGTTGTTCAACAAAAACTTTTTCATTCAAAATGGGATTCCAAAATGtggatttaacatccatttgatgcaaTTTGAAACCCATGATGCATACAATAGCTAATAACAACCTAATCGATTCATGTCTagcaacaggtgcaaatgtttcattAAAGTCCACACCTTCCACTTGAGTGTACCCTTGTGCTACCAATCTAGCTTTGATTCTTACTATTGTGCCAaattcatcacttttatttttaaaaatacattttgttCCAATGACATTAATGTGATTAGGTCTAGGCACAAGGGTCCACACATCATTACTCATGAATTGTTCCAATTCTTCTTGCATAACTTTAATCCAAGATTCATCAGTTAACGCTTCTTTCACGTTTTTTGGTTCAAGTGAAGAAATGAAACACACATGTTGAACAAGATTCACATACATTTTCCTTGTGACCATGTTCTCCTCCAAATCACCCAGAGAGATCAACAAGGTGATTCTTTTTCACCTTAGTTGAGGGTTCTCTACGTATGGAATCAGTGATGATTTTTGGCATTTGTGCCTCTGCTTGTTCAGATGGGGATATATCAGACGTCATGGGTGATGATTCAATTGTTGTTTCTGTCGCAACGAATAAAATTTATAATACATCATGTTGGGCATCTGAGGCAACAAATACATTTTCTATGAATTTGTCTATCTCGGCTTCTATTGAAAATTCTGAAAAATCATTCATATCATCAACAACAATGTTAGCAGATTTGATAACAttttgggttctcatgttgtaCACATGATATTCCCTACTAAATGGAATAACCACGAAAGACACAAACATCACTTTtagcatcaaattttccaatattttcGCAATCCTTCAATATGTAACAGACACAACCAAAAATGTGGAAGTAACTTACATTCGGACGTTTACCTTTCTAGATCTCATAAGGCGTTTTGGCGGTACCTGGACGTAAGAACACTCTGTTTATAGTGTAGCAAGCAGTATTAATAGCTTCAGCCCACAATCATTTGGACAATTTCTTGCTATTCAACATTACTCTTGTCATTTCTTGAAGAGTACGATTCTTTCTCTCAACAACTCCTTTTATTCAAGAGTTTTGGGTGCTGAAAATTTATGAAAGATACCATAAGACTTACAGAATTCATCATACACAACATTTTccaattctttaccatgatcactacGAATTCTCACAATTTTTCCAATAttacaatctttttcaactctctATTTTAAACACAGATCGTTGAAGGTTTCAAATGTGTCAAATTTTTCTCTTAGAAAATCAATCCAAGTAAAACTAGAAAAATCATctacacat
It encodes the following:
- the LOC133799556 gene encoding uncharacterized mitochondrial protein AtMg00810-like, with the translated sequence MVKLTKDENEVKVDPTLYRSMIGSLLYLTASCPDICYNVGVCARYQGNPMELHVTTVKRIIRHVHSTLEYGIWYSKETNSNLVWFSDVDWAAEAKYIAVDSCCTQLLWMKQMMFDYEFELDTLSIFCDSTSVSHFLITVEENVLVIY